The following are encoded together in the Actinomycetota bacterium genome:
- a CDS encoding histidine kinase produces METAPFLDAVEADLESVTSGDDQASMAAGRLAAVLRSSLQLRLFDALGQAALELSDQMGAGHVEVRLAGRDVELVYVSDESLPDAALDADDGDTSRLTLRMPASLKSRVEAAAVRDGRSTNAWLVAAVTKALDHRGRRAVGSRLTGFGQG; encoded by the coding sequence GTGGAGACCGCGCCGTTCCTCGATGCGGTCGAGGCCGACCTCGAGTCGGTGACGTCGGGCGACGACCAGGCGTCGATGGCGGCCGGTCGCCTCGCGGCCGTACTCCGATCGTCGCTGCAGCTCCGCCTGTTCGATGCCCTGGGTCAGGCGGCGCTCGAGCTGAGCGACCAGATGGGGGCGGGGCACGTCGAGGTGCGCCTGGCGGGGCGGGACGTCGAGCTCGTGTACGTGTCCGACGAGTCGCTCCCCGACGCGGCGCTCGACGCGGACGACGGCGACACGAGCCGGCTCACGCTTCGCATGCCGGCGTCGCTGAAGTCGAGGGTGGAAGCGGCGGCGGTTCGGGATGGCCGGTCGACGAACGCATGGCTCGTCGCCGCCGTGACGAAGGCGCTCGACCACCGCGGTCGCCGCGCGGTCGGCAGCCGCCTGACCGGATTCGGGCAGGGCTAG
- the aceA gene encoding isocitrate lyase — protein sequence MGETIEERIAREADALEREWEIAPRWRGVERHYSAEDVISLRGSFPVEQTIARRGAERLWELVTETEYVNALGAMTGGQAVEMVKAGLQAIYLSGWQVAADANLAGQTYPDQSLYPANSVPAVVRRINNALRRADQIAWSEGAETRSMVPILADAEAGFGGALNAFELMRAMIEAGAAGVHYEDQLASEKKCGHLGGKVLVPTDQFIRTLTAARLAADVAGVPTLVVARTDALGATLLTSDIDPRDRRFVKGERTHEGFHQVTNGMEAAIARAQAYAPFADMIWCETSTPDLEEARAFAEGIHAMYPEKLLAYNCSPSFNWKQHLDDSTIARFQKELAAMGYRFQFITLAGFHALNASMFELARGYATEGMSAYVRLQEREFAMEAEGYTATRHQAEVGTGYFDRVSTVISGGSSSTLALKGSTEEAQFQE from the coding sequence ATGGGCGAGACGATCGAGGAACGCATCGCACGAGAGGCCGACGCGCTCGAGCGTGAGTGGGAGATTGCGCCGAGGTGGCGCGGCGTCGAGCGCCACTACTCCGCCGAGGACGTGATCAGTCTGCGGGGCTCGTTCCCGGTCGAGCAGACGATCGCCCGACGGGGCGCCGAGCGTCTGTGGGAACTGGTGACCGAGACCGAGTACGTGAACGCTCTGGGGGCGATGACGGGCGGCCAGGCCGTCGAGATGGTCAAGGCGGGCTTGCAGGCGATCTACCTGAGCGGATGGCAGGTCGCCGCCGACGCCAACCTCGCCGGGCAGACGTACCCCGACCAGTCGCTGTACCCGGCGAATTCGGTTCCGGCGGTCGTGCGTCGCATCAACAACGCGCTGCGCCGGGCCGACCAGATCGCGTGGAGCGAAGGTGCCGAGACCCGCTCGATGGTGCCGATCCTGGCCGATGCCGAGGCGGGGTTCGGTGGCGCCCTCAACGCCTTCGAGTTGATGCGGGCGATGATCGAGGCCGGCGCCGCCGGCGTGCACTACGAGGACCAGCTCGCGAGCGAGAAGAAGTGCGGGCACCTGGGGGGCAAGGTGCTGGTGCCGACGGATCAGTTCATCCGCACGCTCACCGCCGCCCGGCTGGCCGCCGACGTGGCCGGCGTGCCGACGTTGGTGGTCGCCCGCACCGACGCCCTCGGCGCGACGCTGCTCACGAGCGACATCGACCCGCGCGATCGGCGGTTCGTGAAGGGTGAGCGCACCCACGAGGGGTTCCACCAGGTGACGAACGGCATGGAGGCCGCGATCGCACGGGCCCAGGCCTACGCGCCCTTCGCCGACATGATCTGGTGCGAGACCTCGACGCCGGACCTCGAGGAGGCGCGGGCGTTCGCCGAAGGCATCCACGCGATGTACCCCGAGAAGCTGCTCGCCTACAACTGCAGTCCGTCGTTCAACTGGAAGCAGCACCTCGACGACTCGACGATCGCGCGGTTCCAGAAGGAGCTCGCAGCGATGGGCTACCGGTTCCAGTTCATCACGCTCGCCGGATTCCACGCGCTGAACGCCAGCATGTTCGAGCTGGCGCGCGGCTACGCCACCGAAGGCATGAGCGCGTACGTGCGACTGCAGGAGCGCGAGTTCGCGATGGAGGCCGAGGGCTACACCGCCACGCGGCACCAGGCCGAGGTGGGGACCGGCTACTTCGACAGGGTCTCGACCGTGATCAGCGGCGGCAGCTCTTCGACGCTCGCGCTCAAGGGCTCGACCGAGGAGGCGCAGTTCCAGGAGTGA
- the hisG gene encoding ATP phosphoribosyltransferase produces the protein MLKLVIPKGSLEEQTLRLFEAADLTVRRSSSRDYHGSVDDDRIERVSVLRPQEIPTYVADGLFDLGITGQDWIAETGSDVEVLTRLSYAKTGTGHGTKIVLAVPNEHPANSAKEMPPGSRISTEFVHLAERHFAGLGIPVKVAWSYGATEAKVPEIVDAIVDVTETGSTLRAHGMKIIETLLTSDPVLVANRAAAADPAKRAAMDDITTLLLGALAAEGRVLIKLNVAEGARDAVLAVVPSMKAPTVSPLADGGYAIETVVDKRGVNRLIPELKAAGATDILELPISKIVP, from the coding sequence ATGCTGAAGCTCGTGATCCCGAAGGGCTCGCTCGAGGAGCAGACCCTGCGCCTGTTCGAGGCCGCGGACCTCACGGTGCGCCGCTCCTCGAGCCGCGACTACCACGGCAGCGTCGACGACGACCGCATCGAACGCGTCAGCGTGCTGCGCCCGCAGGAGATCCCGACCTACGTGGCCGATGGTCTGTTCGACCTCGGCATCACCGGGCAGGACTGGATCGCCGAGACCGGCAGCGACGTCGAGGTGCTCACGAGGCTGAGCTACGCGAAGACGGGGACCGGCCACGGCACGAAGATCGTGCTCGCGGTGCCGAACGAGCACCCCGCGAACAGCGCGAAGGAGATGCCCCCCGGCTCGCGCATCTCGACCGAGTTCGTGCACCTCGCGGAGCGACACTTCGCCGGGCTCGGCATCCCGGTGAAGGTCGCGTGGAGCTACGGTGCCACCGAGGCGAAGGTACCCGAGATCGTCGATGCCATCGTGGACGTCACGGAGACGGGCAGCACCTTGCGGGCACACGGCATGAAGATCATCGAGACCCTGCTCACGTCCGACCCCGTGCTCGTCGCCAACAGAGCCGCCGCAGCCGATCCGGCGAAGCGCGCCGCGATGGACGACATCACCACGTTGTTGCTCGGCGCGCTGGCGGCCGAGGGCCGAGTGCTGATCAAGCTCAACGTGGCCGAGGGCGCCCGCGACGCGGTGCTCGCGGTGGTGCCGTCGATGAAGGCTCCGACCGTGTCGCCGCTGGCCGACGGCGGGTACGCGATCGAGACGGTCGTCGACAAGCGTGGCGTGAACCGGCTGATCCCGGAGCTGAAGGCCGCCGGGGCCACCGACATCCTCGAGCTCCCGATCTCCAAGATCGTTCCCTGA
- a CDS encoding SpoIIE family protein phosphatase: MSERTSQRPRAPLGRRLWRPPENREFVLGLVLAVILPCVAAWMAVDLYVFDHFPGVPFLVATVGAALVGRLGASLIATSASGVLVSVLAVNPETGIGATRPQDLIAVGVFVALSFIVAYSLALKEAARDEADDARVEIETLARALAAERNTMHQILQQMPNGVMVADAAGAITMQNARSREILDFEYPLGTRIGSPHLALPWVARRPDGGEYEPRDYPMSRSIRTGAVVIGEPMSIERGDGTTVMIEVDSAPIRRSDDDSIAGAVTVFQDVTERIETQERLLHLTKRLQQIQAVTDATLTQLNFDDLADQLLHTLREILGTDSATLLLLDRTGTELIEHTTVGVETDGPAAAVPIGRGIAGKIASTVSPLVIDDVSTYEVVRHWLTDMMSSLMGVPLVYRGQVRGVIHVATHEPRHFTSDDVELLELAANRITSALERASLHDSRAAMSRALQRSLLPATMPDIDGVELAALYLPFSPNDEVGGDFYDVFPHGEGTWGVVIGDVSGKGPDAAAVMGLAAHTVRTLARYEERPSAVLGALNSELLRAERVATERFCTACEMRLHPDDDHLRVTICLAGHPMPFALRADGRVEHVGAPGTLLGTFQDPELHDVAVDLRPGEVIVAYTDGLVERRGANIDDGETRLAELLSTCTGLSAHEIVARVQRALIEPIALDDDVALVVIKKR; this comes from the coding sequence ATGAGCGAACGGACGAGCCAGCGACCGCGAGCCCCCCTCGGGCGGAGGCTGTGGCGACCGCCGGAGAACAGGGAGTTCGTCCTCGGCCTCGTGCTCGCGGTGATCCTGCCCTGCGTCGCTGCCTGGATGGCGGTGGACCTGTACGTCTTCGATCACTTCCCCGGGGTGCCGTTCCTCGTCGCCACGGTGGGGGCCGCGCTGGTCGGGCGGCTCGGCGCCAGCCTGATCGCCACCTCCGCGTCGGGCGTCTTGGTCTCCGTGCTCGCGGTGAACCCGGAGACGGGTATCGGGGCGACCCGACCCCAGGATCTGATCGCGGTCGGCGTGTTCGTCGCGCTCTCGTTCATCGTCGCGTACTCCCTCGCGTTGAAGGAGGCGGCGCGTGATGAGGCGGATGACGCCCGGGTCGAGATCGAGACCCTCGCGCGCGCGCTCGCCGCCGAGCGGAACACCATGCACCAGATCCTCCAGCAGATGCCCAACGGGGTCATGGTCGCCGACGCGGCGGGGGCCATCACGATGCAGAACGCGCGATCGCGCGAGATCCTGGACTTCGAGTACCCGCTCGGCACCAGGATCGGTTCGCCTCACCTCGCGCTCCCATGGGTCGCGCGCCGGCCTGACGGCGGCGAGTACGAGCCGCGCGACTACCCGATGAGTCGATCGATCCGGACGGGAGCCGTCGTGATCGGGGAGCCGATGTCGATCGAACGGGGCGACGGCACGACCGTGATGATCGAGGTGGACTCCGCTCCGATCCGCAGGAGCGACGACGACTCGATCGCCGGGGCCGTCACGGTGTTCCAGGACGTCACGGAACGGATCGAGACGCAGGAGCGGCTCCTGCACCTGACGAAGCGTCTGCAGCAGATCCAGGCGGTCACCGACGCGACCCTCACCCAGCTGAACTTCGACGACCTCGCGGACCAGCTCCTGCACACGCTCCGGGAGATCCTCGGCACCGATTCGGCGACGCTGCTCCTGCTCGATCGCACGGGCACCGAGTTGATCGAGCACACGACCGTCGGCGTGGAGACCGACGGGCCGGCCGCGGCGGTCCCGATCGGACGAGGCATCGCCGGGAAGATCGCGAGCACCGTCTCGCCCCTCGTGATCGACGACGTCTCCACGTACGAGGTGGTCAGGCACTGGCTCACCGACATGATGTCGTCCCTGATGGGGGTGCCGCTCGTCTACCGGGGCCAGGTGCGCGGCGTGATCCACGTTGCCACGCACGAGCCTCGTCACTTCACCAGCGACGACGTCGAGCTGCTCGAGCTGGCCGCGAACCGCATCACCTCTGCCCTCGAACGCGCCTCGCTCCACGACAGTAGAGCGGCGATGTCTCGAGCCTTGCAACGGAGCCTGCTGCCGGCGACGATGCCCGACATCGACGGCGTGGAGCTCGCCGCTCTGTACCTGCCGTTCTCCCCGAACGACGAGGTCGGCGGCGACTTCTACGACGTCTTCCCGCACGGGGAGGGTACATGGGGCGTCGTGATCGGGGACGTCTCGGGGAAGGGGCCCGATGCCGCCGCCGTCATGGGGCTCGCCGCACACACGGTGCGAACGCTCGCTCGGTACGAGGAGCGACCGAGCGCCGTGCTCGGCGCCCTCAACAGCGAGCTGCTGCGGGCCGAGCGGGTCGCGACCGAGCGTTTCTGCACGGCGTGCGAGATGCGGCTGCATCCGGACGACGACCACCTGCGGGTCACGATCTGCCTGGCGGGGCATCCCATGCCGTTCGCGTTGCGCGCCGACGGGCGCGTCGAGCACGTGGGGGCCCCCGGCACGCTCCTCGGCACGTTCCAGGACCCGGAGCTGCACGACGTGGCGGTCGACCTGCGGCCGGGCGAGGTCATCGTCGCCTACACCGACGGACTCGTCGAGCGGCGCGGAGCGAACATCGACGACGGCGAGACCCGCCTCGCGGAGCTGCTCTCCACCTGCACCGGGCTATCCGCCCACGAGATCGTCGCCCGAGTCCAGCGTGCCCTGATCGAGCCGATCGCGCTCGACGACGACGTCGCCCTGGTCGTGATCAAGAAGCGCTGA
- the hisB gene encoding imidazoleglycerol-phosphate dehydratase HisB: MSRTASVGRTTKETDIAVELNLDGSGSSSADTGIPFFDHMLQQLGKHAGWDLDVTCKGDLQVDGHHTVEDCGIAIGTALAEALGDKAGIRRFASITVPLDEAAVEVALDLAGRNFVVHEVPVPYETIDGFDTGLLEDFVRAFAQASNMTIHVHLRYGRSPHHICEAQFKAMARALGDACSLSGPGGVPSTKGTL; the protein is encoded by the coding sequence TTGAGCCGCACCGCGAGCGTCGGCCGCACGACGAAGGAGACCGACATCGCGGTCGAACTGAACCTCGACGGATCGGGCTCGTCCAGCGCCGACACGGGTATCCCGTTCTTCGACCACATGTTGCAGCAGCTGGGCAAGCACGCAGGTTGGGACCTCGATGTCACGTGCAAGGGCGACCTGCAGGTCGACGGGCACCACACCGTGGAAGATTGCGGCATCGCGATCGGCACCGCGCTCGCCGAGGCGCTCGGTGACAAGGCCGGCATCCGCCGGTTCGCGAGCATCACCGTGCCGCTCGACGAGGCGGCGGTCGAGGTGGCCCTGGATCTGGCCGGCCGGAACTTCGTCGTGCACGAGGTGCCCGTGCCCTACGAGACGATCGACGGCTTCGACACCGGCCTGCTCGAAGACTTCGTGCGCGCGTTCGCCCAGGCCTCGAACATGACGATCCACGTGCACCTTCGGTACGGCAGGTCGCCCCATCACATCTGTGAGGCGCAGTTCAAGGCGATGGCCAGGGCACTCGGCGACGCCTGCAGCCTCTCAGGACCGGGTGGCGTGCCCTCCACCAAGGGAACGCTCTGA
- the hisC gene encoding histidinol-phosphate transaminase gives MTPAAEPRPGVRDVEPYVSPQLDVAARLNTNECPHPLPEGFFTQLAEAVRDLPLHRYPDGQMTRLREELAAHHGHTLEGTWTANGSNEVLTELLLAYGGPGRTAVVFEPTYLLHSRLSWLTHTGVIPLELEQPFAIDDHTIAGALELDPDVVFVCSPNNPTGNAQPLEAVTSLAERTSALVIVDEAYIEFGGESALKLVADHPNVAVVRTFSKAFAMAGARLGYVLTSPEVVADLQRVRLPYHMSALGQAAGIVALRHTTEALSLLDSIRAQRDRLVRELGEVPGLTVFPSDANFVLFVPPTPHDATQIWQGLLDRGVLVRDLTAVIPNALRVTAGAEHEVDLFLSALQEVLSA, from the coding sequence GTGACCCCCGCCGCCGAACCCCGACCCGGCGTGCGCGACGTTGAGCCCTACGTCTCGCCCCAACTCGACGTCGCCGCGCGGCTCAACACCAACGAGTGCCCGCACCCGCTTCCGGAAGGGTTCTTCACCCAACTCGCCGAGGCCGTCCGCGACCTCCCGCTGCATCGCTACCCCGACGGACAGATGACCCGCCTGCGCGAGGAGCTCGCAGCTCACCACGGTCACACGCTCGAGGGCACGTGGACGGCTAACGGCTCGAACGAGGTGCTGACCGAGCTGCTGCTGGCCTACGGGGGCCCCGGGCGGACCGCCGTGGTGTTCGAGCCCACTTACCTACTGCACTCGAGGCTGTCGTGGCTCACGCACACCGGGGTGATCCCGCTCGAGCTCGAGCAGCCGTTCGCGATCGACGACCACACGATCGCCGGGGCGCTCGAGCTCGACCCCGACGTCGTCTTCGTCTGCTCGCCCAACAACCCGACCGGCAACGCCCAACCACTCGAGGCGGTGACCTCGCTCGCCGAGCGCACCAGCGCGCTCGTGATCGTGGACGAGGCCTACATCGAGTTCGGCGGCGAGAGCGCCCTCAAGCTCGTCGCCGACCACCCGAACGTCGCCGTCGTGCGCACGTTCTCGAAGGCGTTCGCGATGGCGGGCGCCCGGCTCGGATACGTGCTCACGAGCCCCGAGGTCGTCGCCGACCTGCAGCGGGTGCGGCTGCCGTACCACATGTCGGCGCTCGGCCAGGCCGCGGGGATCGTGGCCCTGCGCCACACGACCGAGGCGCTGTCGTTGCTGGACTCGATCCGGGCGCAGCGCGATCGCCTCGTTCGCGAGCTCGGCGAGGTGCCCGGGCTGACCGTCTTCCCCAGCGACGCGAACTTCGTCCTGTTCGTACCCCCGACGCCCCACGACGCGACGCAGATCTGGCAGGGCTTGCTCGACCGCGGGGTGCTCGTGCGGGACCTGACGGCGGTCATTCCCAACGCGCTGCGCGTCACGGCGGGCGCCGAGCACGAGGTCGACCTGTTCCTGTCCGCTTTGCAGGAGGTGTTGTCAGCTTGA
- the hisA gene encoding 1-(5-phosphoribosyl)-5-[(5-phosphoribosylamino)methylideneamino]imidazole-4-carboxamide isomerase, whose protein sequence is MIVIPAIDLRGGRAVRLMQGDPDAETTYAADPVEVAVRFQEEGARRLHVVDLDAALGDGHNHERVEAICRAVQVPVQVGGGIRSNDDIVALLEAGAKRVILGTAAAADPAFVRRAVEEHAEAIVVAVDVRGGHVMVRGWQEEGPALDDALPALDEAGAPRYLVTSIARDGTLKGPDTKLYEHMLKLTETPLIASGGVRDADDVWALRELGCEAVVTGKALYEKTLKLAQVIRG, encoded by the coding sequence ATGATCGTGATCCCCGCGATCGACCTGCGCGGCGGGCGGGCGGTTCGCCTGATGCAGGGCGACCCGGACGCAGAGACGACCTACGCGGCCGATCCGGTCGAGGTCGCGGTTCGGTTCCAAGAGGAAGGCGCGCGGCGGCTGCACGTCGTGGACCTCGACGCGGCGCTCGGGGACGGGCACAACCACGAACGTGTCGAGGCGATCTGCCGGGCCGTGCAGGTGCCCGTGCAGGTCGGGGGGGGCATCCGGTCCAACGACGACATCGTCGCGCTGCTCGAAGCGGGCGCGAAGCGCGTGATCCTCGGCACCGCTGCGGCGGCCGACCCGGCGTTCGTCCGGCGGGCGGTAGAGGAACACGCCGAAGCGATCGTCGTGGCGGTCGACGTCCGTGGTGGCCACGTCATGGTACGGGGCTGGCAAGAGGAGGGCCCCGCCCTCGACGATGCCCTGCCCGCGCTCGACGAGGCGGGGGCGCCCCGCTATCTGGTGACCTCCATCGCGCGCGACGGCACCCTCAAGGGGCCTGACACGAAGCTCTACGAGCACATGCTGAAGCTGACCGAGACCCCGCTGATCGCGAGCGGCGGCGTCCGCGACGCTGACGACGTGTGGGCGCTCCGCGAGCTCGGGTGCGAGGCGGTCGTGACCGGCAAGGCGCTCTACGAGAAGACCCTGAAGCTTGCCCAGGTGATCAGGGGGTGA
- a CDS encoding DUF4097 family beta strand repeat-containing protein, whose amino-acid sequence MASMTYAVTGILQLRVRMRSGDVRIERATDDRATVTIAGARDPGEVSIEHDAAERGTRLEVTQRKDGWGFRGRTVDATIAVPVGATVDVGTSSGDVRVEVEVANAHVQSGSGDVFVERVTEDARVRSASGDVQIDEVGGDLTVTTASGDITVGSVGGHLETRTASGDVEVAATTGSTRMASGSGDISIASAGSTVWLRTVSGDIAVGVPMGMRVWFDVSSTSGDAVSELDVGAEGDAGADFEIVATSVSGDIRIRRAPERAVSTA is encoded by the coding sequence ATGGCATCGATGACGTACGCCGTGACCGGGATCCTGCAGCTGCGCGTCCGTATGCGCTCGGGCGACGTGCGCATCGAGCGTGCGACCGACGACCGCGCGACCGTGACGATCGCGGGCGCGCGCGACCCCGGCGAGGTCTCGATCGAACACGACGCGGCGGAACGCGGCACCCGCCTCGAGGTCACCCAACGCAAGGACGGATGGGGGTTCCGCGGTCGCACCGTCGATGCGACGATCGCGGTGCCCGTCGGCGCGACGGTCGACGTCGGGACCAGCTCGGGCGACGTGCGCGTCGAGGTCGAGGTGGCGAACGCGCACGTGCAGTCGGGTTCGGGCGACGTGTTCGTCGAGCGGGTCACGGAAGACGCGCGAGTGCGCAGCGCGAGCGGCGACGTGCAGATCGACGAGGTGGGCGGCGACCTGACCGTCACGACCGCCTCGGGGGACATCACCGTCGGCTCGGTCGGTGGGCATCTCGAGACGAGGACCGCCTCCGGTGACGTCGAGGTCGCGGCCACGACCGGCTCCACACGCATGGCCTCGGGGTCGGGGGACATCTCGATCGCTTCGGCAGGATCGACCGTGTGGCTGCGGACCGTCTCGGGCGACATCGCCGTCGGGGTGCCGATGGGGATGCGCGTCTGGTTCGACGTCTCGTCGACCTCGGGAGATGCGGTCTCGGAGCTGGACGTCGGTGCCGAAGGCGACGCCGGCGCCGACTTCGAGATCGTGGCGACCAGCGTGAGCGGCGACATCCGGATCCGTCGAGCGCCGGAGCGGGCCGTGTCGACGGCCTGA
- the hisH gene encoding imidazole glycerol phosphate synthase subunit HisH, translating to MTHTIAVVDYGSGNLHSVSRAIARVGGSALVTRDADEIAGADALVIPGVGHFGACMRAICHHGMDRAISDFRSSGRPVFGVCVGMQVLFEGSDEDPEPGLAVLPGRVGRLDDDVKVPHMGWNTTTWRAPHPYLDGLPDGTRFYFVHSYAPPVGDRTVATTSYGVEFSAAVASGNVFATQFHPEKSGDAGLHVYERFVGSLA from the coding sequence ATGACCCACACGATCGCCGTGGTCGACTACGGCTCCGGCAACCTGCACTCGGTCTCGCGCGCGATCGCGCGCGTGGGCGGCAGCGCGCTCGTGACGCGCGACGCCGACGAGATCGCGGGGGCCGACGCGCTCGTGATCCCCGGCGTCGGGCACTTCGGCGCCTGCATGCGAGCGATCTGTCACCACGGCATGGACCGGGCGATCTCGGACTTCCGGTCGAGCGGACGCCCCGTCTTCGGCGTGTGCGTGGGCATGCAGGTGCTCTTCGAGGGCAGCGACGAGGACCCCGAGCCCGGCCTGGCGGTGCTGCCCGGACGGGTGGGGCGGCTCGACGACGACGTGAAGGTGCCCCACATGGGCTGGAACACGACGACCTGGAGGGCGCCACACCCGTACCTCGACGGGCTCCCGGACGGCACGCGCTTCTACTTCGTGCACTCGTACGCGCCGCCGGTCGGCGATCGCACCGTCGCGACCACGTCGTACGGCGTCGAGTTCTCGGCAGCCGTCGCGAGCGGCAACGTCTTCGCGACGCAGTTCCACCCGGAGAAGTCCGGCGACGCCGGCCTGCACGTGTACGAGCGTTTCGTGGGGTCCCTCGCATGA
- the hisI gene encoding phosphoribosyl-AMP cyclohydrolase, whose product MRYDERGLIPVIVQDAGSGEVLMMAWANHEALARTLAEGRMVYWSRSRRELWRKGDTSGHVQHWQELRVDCDGDVIVARIHQEGAACHTGERSCFFRSLGSSEG is encoded by the coding sequence TTGCGCTACGACGAGCGGGGCCTGATCCCGGTGATCGTGCAGGACGCCGGCAGCGGAGAGGTGCTGATGATGGCCTGGGCGAACCACGAGGCCCTCGCGCGGACGCTCGCCGAGGGTCGCATGGTGTACTGGTCGCGCTCGCGACGGGAGCTGTGGCGCAAGGGCGACACGAGCGGTCACGTGCAGCACTGGCAGGAGCTCCGGGTCGACTGCGACGGCGACGTGATCGTCGCGCGCATCCACCAAGAGGGTGCGGCGTGCCACACCGGCGAGCGGAGCTGCTTCTTCCGCTCGCTCGGCTCTTCCGAAGGCTGA
- the hisF gene encoding imidazole glycerol phosphate synthase subunit HisF: MTLAKRIMPCLDVDAGRVVKGTRFQELRDAGDPVELAAHYDREGGDELVFLDITATVEGRAATLDVIARTAEQVFIPLTVGGGVKRDDDAHELLRAGADKVAVNSAAVRDPSLLQRCADRFGAQCMVIAIDAKRRSDDDGWEVFVDAGRTPTGRDAIEWAVEATTRRGAGEVLLTSMDRDGTGEGYDLDLLRAIADEVRVPVVASGGAGHLDHFAEALTEGHADAVLAASRLHFGQLTIREIKEYLRDKDVEVRL; this comes from the coding sequence GTGACCCTCGCCAAGCGCATCATGCCGTGCCTCGACGTCGACGCGGGTCGGGTCGTGAAGGGCACGCGGTTCCAGGAGCTTCGCGACGCCGGCGATCCGGTCGAGCTCGCCGCGCACTACGACCGGGAGGGCGGCGACGAGCTGGTCTTCCTCGACATCACCGCGACGGTCGAGGGACGGGCCGCCACGCTCGACGTGATCGCCCGCACCGCGGAGCAGGTCTTCATCCCGCTCACGGTCGGGGGAGGCGTGAAGCGAGACGACGACGCGCATGAACTGCTGCGCGCCGGCGCCGACAAGGTCGCCGTGAACTCCGCGGCGGTGCGCGACCCCTCGCTGCTGCAGCGCTGCGCGGATCGGTTCGGCGCGCAGTGCATGGTGATCGCGATCGACGCGAAGCGGCGATCCGACGACGACGGCTGGGAGGTCTTCGTCGATGCCGGCCGCACGCCGACCGGGCGCGACGCGATCGAATGGGCCGTGGAGGCGACCACGCGACGCGGTGCCGGCGAGGTACTGCTCACCTCGATGGATCGCGACGGCACCGGTGAGGGGTACGACCTCGACCTGTTGCGGGCGATCGCCGACGAGGTGCGGGTCCCGGTCGTCGCGAGCGGGGGCGCGGGACACCTCGACCACTTCGCCGAGGCGCTCACCGAGGGACACGCCGACGCGGTGCTCGCGGCAAGCCGGTTGCATTTCGGCCAGCTCACGATCCGCGAGATCAAGGAGTACCTGCGCGACAAGGACGTCGAGGTGCGGCTGTGA